A DNA window from Bradyrhizobium sp. CCBAU 53421 contains the following coding sequences:
- a CDS encoding nuclear transport factor 2 family protein: MTSPTTNETAKQIVLNAWQTFRTRDADLIAAAFAPDAEWIAPGRNATAVALDHADHMIGADAIARFIATEMHRLFSEIDIAFRAVHADGNSVIVEERMRATLPGGRPYENDYCFVFTVEAGRIKQVREYMDTRKGWQMVFGEAAT, encoded by the coding sequence ATGACCAGCCCGACTACCAACGAAACCGCCAAGCAAATCGTCCTCAACGCCTGGCAGACCTTCAGGACCCGCGACGCCGACCTGATTGCCGCCGCGTTCGCGCCGGATGCCGAATGGATCGCGCCGGGGCGCAACGCCACCGCGGTCGCGCTAGATCACGCCGATCACATGATCGGCGCGGATGCGATCGCCCGCTTCATCGCAACCGAGATGCACCGCCTGTTCTCCGAGATCGACATCGCGTTCCGCGCCGTTCATGCCGACGGCAACAGCGTGATCGTCGAGGAGCGCATGCGCGCGACGCTGCCGGGCGGCCGGCCCTACGAAAACGACTACTGCTTCGTGTTCACGGTCGAGGCGGGTCGCATCAAGCAGGTCCGGGAATACATGGATACGCGCAAGGGCTGGCAGATGGTGTTCGGAGAAGCTGCGACGTGA
- a CDS encoding polyphosphate kinase 2 family protein → MSSKPSPSLADELKPYVAPFRFDGSGEFHLKSYPTAEKGGIDKDAGGKIIEDNRKRLNDFQEKLYAQDRWSLLLIFQGMDAAGKDSAIKSVFEGVNPQGCEVSSFKQPSTKELDHDFMWRAMIALPERGRIGIFNRSYYEECLVVRVHPEVLGKQKLPKKLVTKNIWRERFEDISAIERYLARNGTVILKFFLNVSKEEQRQRFLDRLEEPAKNWKFSMADISERALWAKYQAAYQDMIHHTATKEAPWHIVPADHKWFARVVIGSTIVNALDRLDLKFPEVDKADLSEFKRVRAALEAEGKGAAVEKKGGAAEKKAPAKK, encoded by the coding sequence ATGAGCAGCAAACCGTCCCCATCGCTCGCCGATGAACTGAAACCGTACGTCGCGCCATTCCGCTTCGACGGATCGGGCGAATTTCACCTGAAGTCGTACCCGACCGCCGAGAAGGGCGGCATCGACAAGGACGCCGGCGGCAAGATCATCGAGGACAACCGCAAGCGACTCAACGACTTCCAGGAGAAGCTCTACGCCCAGGACCGCTGGTCGCTGCTCCTGATCTTCCAGGGCATGGATGCCGCCGGCAAGGACAGTGCGATCAAGAGCGTGTTCGAGGGCGTCAACCCGCAGGGCTGCGAGGTCTCCTCGTTCAAGCAGCCCTCGACCAAGGAGCTGGACCACGATTTCATGTGGCGTGCCATGATCGCGCTGCCGGAGCGCGGCCGCATCGGCATCTTCAACCGCTCCTATTACGAGGAGTGCCTCGTGGTGCGGGTGCATCCCGAGGTGCTCGGCAAGCAGAAGCTTCCGAAGAAGCTGGTGACCAAGAACATCTGGCGCGAGCGCTTCGAGGACATCTCCGCGATCGAGCGCTATCTGGCGCGCAACGGCACCGTGATCCTGAAGTTCTTCCTCAACGTCTCCAAGGAAGAGCAGCGCCAGCGCTTCCTCGACCGGCTCGAGGAGCCAGCCAAGAACTGGAAGTTCTCGATGGCCGACATCTCCGAGCGCGCGCTGTGGGCCAAGTACCAGGCCGCCTATCAGGACATGATCCACCACACCGCGACCAAAGAGGCGCCCTGGCATATCGTGCCCGCCGACCACAAATGGTTCGCCCGCGTCGTGATCGGCTCGACCATCGTCAATGCGCTCGACAGGCTGGATCTGAAATTCCCCGAGGTCGACAAGGCGGACCTGAGCGAATTCAAGCGCGTCCGTGCCGCGCTGGAAGCGGAAGGCAAGGGCGCAGCGGTCGAGAAGAAGGGCGGCGCGGCGGAGAAGAAGGCGCCGGCCAAGAAGTAG
- a CDS encoding branched-chain amino acid ABC transporter permease — MNRQAAFWIIALLALVALPFVHRDPYHLHVLVLILIWSFAYTSWSIMGRFGLVSLGHGGFMGIGAYVTALLWNHLGVSPWIGIPLSMATAGVLALVVAYPCFRFRITGHYFVLVTLALSGIVLQVITATRDYTGGSLGYTPQRAQSGTGLLALQFDDKTTWYLIALAVWVLGLVIWRAIDRSMIRHAMEAISEDEDAAAAAGVNVTAEKLKITLISALMTALSGALYCQYQMFISPDTVSGIAVSLQMVFAAIVGGVYVALGPTVGAIITIVLAEVLRISFGTKAVGWDNLVYGVLLVLFIIFLPKGILGSVIDRIKSPRKPSRGHEQQTVPIARR; from the coding sequence GTGAACAGGCAGGCGGCCTTCTGGATCATCGCGCTGCTCGCGCTCGTCGCGCTGCCTTTCGTGCATCGCGATCCCTATCATTTGCACGTGCTGGTGCTGATCCTGATCTGGTCGTTCGCCTATACGTCCTGGTCGATCATGGGCCGCTTTGGCCTCGTCTCGCTCGGCCATGGCGGCTTCATGGGCATCGGCGCCTATGTCACCGCGCTGCTCTGGAACCACCTCGGTGTCTCGCCCTGGATCGGCATCCCCCTGAGCATGGCGACCGCGGGCGTGCTCGCGCTGGTCGTCGCCTATCCCTGCTTCCGCTTCCGCATCACCGGACACTATTTCGTGCTGGTGACCCTGGCGCTGTCGGGCATCGTGCTGCAGGTCATCACCGCGACCCGCGACTATACCGGCGGCTCGCTCGGCTACACGCCGCAGCGCGCGCAAAGCGGCACGGGCCTGCTCGCGCTGCAATTCGACGACAAGACCACCTGGTACCTGATCGCGCTCGCGGTCTGGGTTCTGGGCCTCGTGATCTGGCGCGCGATCGATCGCAGCATGATCCGCCACGCCATGGAGGCGATCTCGGAGGATGAGGATGCGGCGGCTGCGGCCGGCGTCAACGTCACCGCCGAGAAGCTCAAGATCACCCTGATCAGCGCGCTGATGACCGCACTGTCAGGTGCGCTGTACTGCCAGTACCAGATGTTCATCTCGCCGGACACCGTGAGCGGCATCGCGGTCTCCCTGCAGATGGTGTTCGCGGCGATCGTCGGCGGCGTCTATGTCGCGCTGGGGCCGACGGTCGGCGCCATCATCACCATCGTGCTGGCCGAGGTGCTGCGCATCTCTTTCGGCACCAAGGCGGTCGGCTGGGACAACCTCGTCTATGGCGTGCTGCTGGTGCTCTTCATCATCTTCCTGCCCAAGGGCATTCTTGGTAGCGTGATCGACCGGATCAAATCGCCACGCAAACCGTCAAGGGGCCATGAGCAGCAAACCGTCCCCATCGCTCGCCGATGA